The Ruania alba genome window below encodes:
- a CDS encoding class I SAM-dependent methyltransferase, whose translation MDRVVHAYGARAGEYVEKVGSIEAVHPEDLDLVLGWARGLRGPVIDVGCGPGQWTDALHRAGVQVEGVDPTPQFLAFARAQFPEVPFREGRAEDLGVPDGSLAGVLSWYSLIHTEPGRIDTALVTMARALRPGGEFLMGFFAGEAGETGPVQFDHKVVRAYRWPAHVLAAQVAGAGFEILDTQTRIDSGHRPHGGIRARLAT comes from the coding sequence ATGGATCGAGTCGTGCACGCGTACGGTGCGCGCGCCGGCGAGTACGTGGAGAAGGTTGGCAGCATCGAGGCCGTGCATCCCGAGGATCTCGATCTCGTGCTCGGTTGGGCGAGAGGTTTGCGCGGTCCGGTGATCGACGTCGGGTGCGGGCCGGGTCAGTGGACCGATGCACTGCACCGCGCGGGCGTGCAGGTCGAGGGCGTGGACCCCACACCGCAGTTTCTCGCGTTCGCCCGGGCCCAGTTCCCCGAGGTGCCGTTCAGAGAAGGACGCGCCGAAGACCTGGGGGTGCCTGACGGATCGCTTGCCGGGGTGCTCAGCTGGTACTCCCTCATCCACACGGAACCGGGCCGGATCGACACCGCGCTCGTTACCATGGCCCGAGCGCTCCGGCCCGGTGGTGAGTTCCTGATGGGCTTCTTCGCCGGCGAGGCCGGCGAGACGGGACCGGTCCAGTTCGATCACAAGGTGGTGCGTGCCTACCGGTGGCCGGCTCACGTGCTCGCCGCGCAGGTGGCGGGCGCAGGATTCGAGATCCTCGATACCCAGACCCGGATCGACTCCGGTCACCGCCCGCACGGTGGGATCCGAGCGCGCCTGGCGACCTGA
- a CDS encoding IS481 family transposase translates to MSHRNAPLSPEGRRRLIERCRARPIAHVAAEMGISRACASKWVNRYRRFGELGLVDRPSTPHRSPRSTPVQVIAQIESWRREKKWSASRITHELAARGVRLNRRTVTRHLTQLGLGRRRFLDPTGECNRSPGKITACWPGHMIHLDVKKVGRIPDGGGWRVHGRDSNQNRAAARAKDAGARAGYVYLHSIVDGFSRLAYTEPLGDEKGTTAAGFLARAKVWFAAHGITHIHRVITDNGSCYRSRDFARIVGARTRHQHTRPYTPRHNDKVERYNRIMAEEVLYAQPYDREEDRTAAIDTWNIHYNYHRPHSAANGQPPASRLTTGVTNVQPSYN, encoded by the coding sequence GTGTCTCACCGTAATGCGCCGCTCTCTCCTGAAGGCCGTCGCCGACTCATCGAGCGGTGCCGCGCCCGTCCGATCGCCCACGTCGCCGCGGAGATGGGGATCTCGCGTGCGTGCGCGTCCAAGTGGGTCAACCGCTACCGCCGCTTCGGTGAACTCGGGCTGGTCGACCGGCCATCGACTCCGCACCGCAGTCCCAGGTCCACGCCAGTGCAGGTGATTGCCCAGATCGAGTCCTGGCGACGTGAGAAGAAGTGGTCGGCTTCTCGGATCACCCACGAGCTCGCAGCGCGAGGGGTCAGGTTGAACCGCCGCACGGTGACCAGGCACCTGACCCAGCTCGGCCTGGGACGTCGCCGATTCCTGGACCCGACCGGTGAGTGCAACCGGAGCCCGGGCAAGATCACTGCCTGCTGGCCCGGACACATGATCCATCTGGACGTGAAGAAGGTCGGCCGGATCCCCGACGGCGGAGGGTGGCGCGTCCACGGTCGCGACAGCAACCAGAACCGGGCCGCCGCCCGAGCCAAGGACGCTGGCGCCCGAGCGGGCTACGTCTACCTGCACTCGATCGTCGACGGCTTCTCCCGCCTGGCCTACACCGAGCCGCTCGGCGACGAGAAAGGCACGACCGCGGCCGGGTTCCTGGCCCGAGCCAAAGTCTGGTTCGCCGCTCACGGCATCACCCACATCCACCGCGTGATCACCGACAACGGCTCCTGCTACCGCTCCCGCGACTTCGCCCGCATCGTCGGTGCCCGGACCCGCCACCAACACACCAGGCCCTACACCCCACGGCACAACGACAAAGTAGAGCGCTACAACCGGATCATGGCCGAAGAAGTCCTCTACGCCCAGCCCTACGACCGCGAAGAGGACCGCACAGCCGCGATCGACACCTGGAACATCCACTACAACTACCATCGACCCCACAGCGCCGCGAACGGCCAACCGCCAGCATCCCGGCTCACAACCGGCGTCACCAACGTCCAGCCCTCATACAACTAG